The Pseudomonas solani genome segment GGCGGGGCCGGGCAGGGGCAGGGTCCAGGGGTGGTCCACCAGCAGGGCGACGGGGATCAGCAGCAGGGTCGAGGCGCTGATCTGCCCGGTAGCGGTGATCATCGGCGGCACGCCCATGGCCTTGAAGCGACGGCCGAAAATACCGGCGAAGGCATAGGACAGCGCGGCGCCGAGCACCGCCAGCTGCGCCCAGATATGGCTGCCGAGCCCCGACAGCGCAGCGGGGCCGATCAGGGTGGCGACGCCGGCCAGGCCGATGAGCACGCCGGCGAGCTTGCGGCCGGTCATCTTCTCGTCCTGGGTCAGCAGGTGCGCCACCAGCACCGAGAACAGCGGCGTGCTGGCGTTGAGGATGGAGGCCAGGCCGCTGGCGATGTGGGTCTGGCCCCAGACGATGAGGCAGAAGGGAATCAGGTTGTTGAGCAGTCCCATGGCGAAGAACGCCAGCCACACGCGGGGATCGCGCGGCATCCGCAGGCCCATGAGATGCACCAGGGCCAAGAGGGCGAGGGCGGCCAGGCCGATGCGGGCCATGACGATGGTGAAAGGCGGCAATTCCTTCACGGCGATGCCGACGAAGAAGAACGAACCGCCCCAGAGGATGGAAAGGGCCACCAGCATGCCCCATTCGCGTGTGCCCATGACGTTCTGCGTGTTCATCGCCTGTCTCCTTGCTTGAGTTCCATTCGTTGCAGGCGGTCGCTTGAATCCCGTCTGTGGCTCCCTATTATTCGGACGGGGCTCGGCGTGACAAACGAGCTTTTCTCCACGGACGATCGAGTTTTTCTAAAGCATGAGCACCTTGCCTTCCCTCAGCGCGCTGCGCGCCTTCGAAGCGGCGGCCCGCCACCTCAGCGTGACCCTGGCCGCCCGTGAACTCTGTGTGACGCCGGGGGCGGTGAGCCTGCAGGTGAAGGAGCTGGAGGCGGCTCTCGGTGTGCAACTGTTCCTGCGCCGGCCGCGCAGCCTGGCCCTGACCGCCGAGGGCGCGGACTACTTCGCCACCCTGCGCACGGCCTTCCGCCTGATGCGTGAAGCCACCGCCGAGATCACCGCCCGCGCGCGGCCGGCGGTGCTGACCCTGACCTGCACGCCAGGCTTCGCCCTGCAGTGGCTGGTGCCTCGGCTGGGTGGCTTCGAGGCGCGGATGCCGGGGATCGACGTGCGCATCAGCCCGTCCAACCGGCGCATGGATTTCGCCCACGACGGCATCGACCTGGCGGTGCGCCACGGCTTCGGCCGCTACGAGGGGCTGGTGGCCGAGCGGCTGGTGGACGACGAGCTGGTGCCGGTGTGCAGCCCGGCGCTGGCCGCCGGTACGAGCCTGTCGACGCCCGCGCACCTGGCGGGCTTCACGCTGCTGCACGACGAGCACCGCCACGATTGGCCGCTGTGGCTGGAGGCGGCCGGCGTGCCGGGCGTGGACGCCACGCGCGGGCCGCTGTTCGTCGACAGCAACGGCGCCATCGAGGCGGCCCGGGCCGGGCTCGGGGTGGCGCTGGTGCGGCGCTCCCTTGTGCATCGCGAGCTCGCGGCCGGTACCCTGGCGGTGCTTTTCGACCAGGGCGTTGCCAGCGCCCTGGCCTATTTTCTTGTCTACCCGGCCGGCGTTCTGGAGCGTCCCGCAGTGGCGGCGTTCCGCGAATGGCTGCTGGCCGAGGCGGGCAGGGCTTGAGGAATCGAACATGGAATACCTGATCAGAACCGCCACCCCTGACGACGCCACGGCCATCAGCCAGGTGGTGCTCCTGGCGCTGGCCGAGAGCAACGCCCGTGACTACCCGCCGGCGGTGATCGCCTCGGTGCAGGCGAACTTCGGCCCCGAGCAGGTGCGGGGGCTGCTGGCGGCGCGCGAGGTGCTGGTGGCGGAGGAGGCGGGCTGCGTGATCGGCACTGCCAGCCTGGACGGGGACGTGGTGCGCACCGTCTTCGTCGCGCCAGGTGCCCAGGGGCTGGGCGTTGGCCGGCGGCTGATGGAGCATGTCGAGGCGCTGGCGCGGGAGCGCGGCGTCGCGGTGTTGAAGGTGCCGTCGTCGATCACCGCCGAAGGCTTCTACGCGGGGCTGGGCTTCCAGGCCGTGCAGCAGATTATCCGGGGCGAGGAGCGCACCATCGTGATGGAGCGCTCGTTGGCGGCTGCTCAGCCTGGGTGAGTGATGGGCGGTGGTCTATAAGAAGTCCTTGGCAGCGATCCTCTTGTGCACAGGCCAGGATGCTGCCACTGACGACCCGGCCCAGCGATGGAGTGCCTTATGCCGCGCAAGAAGAAACCAGTGAATACCGCCGCCGTTGGCACCGTTCAACATGATTCGCTACCCAGGCCGGTCACCGATGAGGAATGGGCGGACTACAGCGCGGCCTTCCCCGGCCTGACCCGTGCCAATGTCTACGTGACCTCGCCTGGCTGCTATGACGGCTACAACTGCATCGGCTGGACCGTGGGCGACACCACGCTCGAATTCGATGTGGAGGCGGTCACCGGCATGGTGAGGTTCTACCTGGACATGGGGTTCGTCGAGGTGCCAGCGGGGCACGATGCCGCTGATGTGGACCTCATGGCCATTTCCAACGGCCATTTCGCCAGCCATGCCACCAAGAAGTACACCGGCCCCAAGATCGATGGCATGCCTGACGACTTGTGGGAATCGAAGCTCTACCCCGGCGCACGGGTCACCCACGGGCGCCTGGAGCTTGCAGGTGAGACTTACGGTGCGCTCGTGAAGTCGTTCAGGAAGGCGTGAAGGGGACGTCCGTGTCCCCGGGTGCAGCCAGTAAGCGTCGTCACCAGCCGCAGGCGGCCTCGAAGCTATCGGCGCGGGCCATCTCCCACATGCGGCCGTAGAAGTCGGCTTCGATGGTGTCCTTGAGCAGGTCGCCCGGCTTGAGGAACACGTGGAGCTGGGAGAACAGGCGGATCTCGCTGTCGGAGACGCGGCGCACCAGGTGGCGCGGTTCCAGCTGCGCCGGGTGGTCGAGGCCGGCGGCGGCGAGCATCTCGGCCAGGGCCTTGAGGGTGTTGCGGTGGAAGCTGTGCACGCGCTGGGCCTTGTCGGGCACCACCAGGGCGCGCTGGCGCAGGGCGTCCTGGGTGGCGACGCCGGTGGGGCACTTGTTGGTGTGGCAGCTCTGCGACTGGATGCAACCGATGGCGAACATGAAGCCCCGCGCGGAGTTGGCCCAGTCGGCGCCGATGGAGAGCACGCTGGCGATGTCGAAGGCGCTGACGATCTTGCCGCTGGCGCCGAGCTTGATCTTGTCGCGCAGGTTCAGCCCCACCAGCACGTTGTGCACGAACAGCAGGCCCTCGCGCAGCGGCACGCCGATGTGGTCGGTGAATTCCAGGGGCGCGGCGCCGGTGCCGCCTTCCTTGCCGTCGACGACGATGAAGTCCGGGTAGATGCCGGTGGCCAGCATGGCCTTGGCGATGCCCATGAATTCCCAGGGGTGGCCCAGGCAGAACTTGAAGCCCACCGGCTTGCCGCCGGACAGCTCACGCAGCTGGGCGATGAACTGCATCATCTCCACCGGGGTGGAGAAGGCGCTGTGGCGCGAGGGGGAGATGCAGTCCTCGCCCATCATCACGCCACGGGTCTCGGAGATTTCCTGGGTCACCTTGTGCTTGGGCAGGATGCCGCCGTGGCCGGGCTTGGCGCCCTGGCTGAGCTTGATTTCGATCATCCGCACCTGCGGGTCCTGCGCCTGGGCGGCGAAGCGCTCCGGGTCGAACAGGCCGGCGGCGGTGCGGCAGCCGAAGTAGCCGCTGCCCAGTTCCCACACCAGGTCGCCGCCGTGCTCGCGGTGGTAGGGGCTGATGCTGCCTTCGCCGGTGTCGTGGTAGAAGCCGCCGAGCTTGGCGCCCTGGTTGAGGGCGCGGATGGCGTTGGCGCTGAGGGAGCCGAAGCTCATGGCCGAGATGTTGAAGATCGACGCCGAGTAGGGCTGCTTGCACTGCGGCCCGCCGATCTCGATGCGGAAGGCCGACGGGTCACTCAGCGGTGCCGGGCGCATGGAGTGGCCGATGAATTCGAAGCCCGCCTGGTAGACGTCCATCAGCGTGCCGAAGGGCTTGTCGGCGCCTTCGTTCTTGGCCCGCGCATACACCAGCGAGCGCTGGGCGCGGGAGAAGGGCAGCTTGTCGCCGTCGGCCTCCAGCAGGTACTGGCGGATTTCCGGGCGGATGCCTTCCACCAGGTAGCGGATGTTGCCCAGGATCGGGTAGTTGCGGCGCACCGCGTGGGGTTTCTGCAGTAGGTCGAGAATGCCGACCAGCGACAGCACGCCGGTGAGCAGGGTGAAGGGCCAGACCCATTCATGTTCGATGAAGGGCAGGGTGGCGAGGGTGAAGAGCACGCAGAAGGCGAAGAACGCGTAGCGGCTGAGAAGCGACAGGCTCATGCGGTTTCCTTGTGAGAGGGCACGGGTTCAGCGTAGCGGAGCGTCAAGGTTACGCCTTGTGGCGCGGCGAGGGGCACCCTGAAGCTCGTCGGGTGAGCGCGCCAGGCGCCGTAGGCTAGCGCGGCGCGGCGAAGAAACGCCGCCACAACTCGGCCTCGCGCCCGCTGGCGCGCAGGGCGGCCAGGCCCTTGTTGAAGGCCTCCAGATAATCGCGGTTGCCGGCGGGTTGCCCGGCGAACAGCACGAAGTACTCCCAGCTTTGCAGCGGTGCGGTGGTGGTCAGCTGCGCGGCTTCGTCCGCGTCCAGTTTCTGGTTCACCAGCCACTGCCCGGTGCCCTTGACCATGTCCACGGCGTCGATACGCCCGGCGGCGAGCTTGCGCAGGTTGCTGGTTTCGTCGCCGCCCACTTCGTATTTCAGCAGGCCGCGTTGTTCGGCCTCTTCCAGCAGCGGGGTCTTCGCCGAGCCCAGGGGCAGGCCGATGGTCAGGCCGCGCAGGCGCTCGATGTCGGCCGGCGTGCCGTCCCATTGCACGGGGCGGGCGCGGTTGTAGAAGAGCACCACTTCGTCGCTGTAGACCCGCTCGGAGAACAGGCAGCAGGCCTCGCGCTCGGGGTTGCGGCCCCACACGGCCGAGGCCTGCCAGCGGCCCTGGCGCACTTCCTCGAAGGCGCGCTTCCAGGGAAAGAAACCGTATTCCACGGTGATGCCCTGGGTGGCGAAGGCCTCGCTGACCAGGGTGGGGATCACGCCATTGCCGGGCTGCGCGGCGCTGATAAGAGGCGGCCACTCGCCGATGGCGATGCGGATGTGGCCCTCGGCGAAGAGCGGGCGGGCGCAGGCGAACAGGCAGATGAACAACAGGATCCGGAATCGGGACATCGAATTCTCCCGGCGATGCACGCCGGGCGGCGTGGCACCCGTTCAGCCAAGCACAGGGCGTGCCGGCCTGCCAGCCGGCACGCCCTGTGCCCGTCACGGTGCGCCGAAGGCCTGTGGGCGGTCGAAGAAGCGGCGGCGCTGCTCCACGGGCAGTTTGCCGGCGATCTCCAGCAGCATCGCCTGGGCCGCGCTCTGCAGCGCTGCCGTGGCTTCGCGCTGCTGGGCTAAGCGTCGTTCGACGGCGGCGGCGTCCAGGGGCTCGCGGGCCAATTCATCGAGCAGTTGCTGGCGGTTGTCGCGGTTGGTGCGGGCCAGGTCGCGCAACTGCGGGGCGTGCTGGCGGATCACCGCGCGCACCTCGCCGCGTTGCTCGGCGGGCAGCTCCCGGACCCGTGCAATGAGTTGGCGCATGGGCTGGCCCTGGAAGCCGGAGTCGCCCGGTGCCGGGCGGGCGATCAGCCAGCCGCCGAGAAAGGCATTGCCGGCCAGGGAGAGCAGCAGGGCGCCGCCGAGCAGCCAGGTCCTGTTCATGGTTCTTCCGTCCACAGCAGTTGGTCCAGGGCCTGGGCGGCCACTTCCAGGTCGGCGTCGCCGGCCGGTGCGCCGGCATGGCCGGCGAGCAGCCCGAGCACGCCGCACAGAGCGAGGCTGGCGAGCTTCACCTGCCAGCCGTAGCGCCATTGTTCCAGGGCCCGTTGCAGGCGTCGGCGCCAGCCCGGGCGCTGCGGTTGCGCAGTGGCGCGGGCGACGATGCGCGCGGCGAGGTCGGCCGGGGGCGTCGGTCTTGGCTGTGCGGCAAGGCGCCGGCGCAGATCCTGTTCATCGTTCATCGGTGTTCTCCTCGTTCGGGCGGCCGGGCAGCCAGCGGCGCAGTTGCGCACGGGCGCGGCCCAGCAGCCCCTCCAGGGCCTTGATATGCACGCCCATCAGCTCCGCCGCCTGGGGGTTGCTGTGCTCCTCGAAGTAGCAGAGCACCACGGCCATGCGCTGTTTGTCCGGCAGGCGCTGCACCACCCGTTGCACCTCGGCGGCCTCGCGGGCGCGCTGCACTTCGGCGGCGGTGTCGGCACCGGGGTCGAGCAGCTCCTCCAGCAGGGCGTCGATGCCCTGCTCGGGGCGGCGCTTGCGGCGGCGCAACTGGTCCAGGCACTGGTTGACCAGGATGCGCTGCAGCCAGGTGGTGAAGCGCGCCCGGCCCGGTTGCCAGTCGGCGGCGTGGGTCCAGATGCGGGTGAAGGCTTCCTGGGCGGCGTCCTCGGCATCGGCCTGCTCGGGCAGCACGCGCCGGGCGATGGCGTAGGCGCGGGGCAGGTGGCGTTGCACCAGGGTGGCGAAGGCGCGTTGGTCGCCTTCGGCCACGGCGGCCATCAACTGCTCGTCATCGAGTTCCATCCGTCAGTGGGCCGGCTTCAGGGGAACTGGCCGCCCTGGCGCTGCTGCGCCTGCTGCGCCTGCTGCCGCAGCTTGCCGATCTCATCCTGGGTGATGCGGCCGTCGTGGTTGGCGTCCAGGCGCTGGAACTGCTGTTCGGCGTGGGCCATGTACTCCTCGTGGGAGATGGCGCCGTCGCCGTTGCCGTCCATGGCCTTGATGCGTTCCTGCATGCGCTCCTGGAGCATCTCGCGGCGGCTGCCGTCGCCGGCGGCCTGGGCGCTGAGGCTGGCGCCGAGGAGCAGGGCCAGGCACAGGCTGGGGATGGGGTTCATGGAATCACCTCAGGGGTTCGGGGTCAGGGTGAGGCTGCCGGTGCGGGTCTCGCCCTGGTTGCCGGTGACGCTGCGGGAAAGGGTGTGGCTGTCGCGGTCGAAACTGTAGCTGGCCGAGCGTTGCGCCGTCTCGCCCGCTGCGTTGGTGACCTGGGTCTGGCGGGTGAGGCCGTCGTCGCCACGCTGGCTCTGTTGGCTGAAGCTGCCGCTGCGGCCGTCGCTGGTGGTCCAGGTGCCGCTGCTCTGGCCGTCGGCGTGGGTGCCTTCGAGGGTGACGCCACGGCCATCGGCACCGCTGCTGCTGCGGCTGAACTGGCCGCTGTCGCGGTCGTAGCGGGTGGTGCTGCTGGTGCTGGCGCTGCGGCCGTCGGCGCCGGTGACGCTGCGCTGGCGGGTCAGCCCGTCGGCCAGGTTGCCGCTGCGCTGGGTCTGCCAGCTGCCGGCCTGGCCACGGCCGGTGACGAAGCCGCCCGCGTGCTGGCGTTCCCTGGCCTCGGCCAGGCCGGCGCACAGCAAGAGCAGGCAGAGCAGGTGGGGCAGGGCGTTGCGCAGGGTGGCGTTCATGGGAGCCTCGTTGCCGGGAAAAGGGCGGGTTCGAGGGTTGTACGCCGGCGATGGCGGGGTACCTGCGATTATTTTTCGCAGGCACCAAGGTGGGCCGGCTGTCGGGTACCGCTCCGTGCGATCGGGTGCTCCGCTTGGTGGATGGGTGAAGCGTCATCCACCCTACGCGGCGTCGACCGTGGCGTTGGCGGTAAGAGCTTGGTGATCAGTTGGCGGAGCCGGCACCGAGATGGGCCGGATGTAGGGTGGATGGCGCTCTTTTCATCCACCAGGCGATCGTGCAGCCCGCGCGCATGCCCGCCTCGTGGGCGCGAATTCCTTCGCGATGGAACCTCCGGCCACCCCTCAGCCGGCTGCCAGCGGGTGGTCTTTCGCGGCTGAAGCCGCTCCCACAGGAGGGGCCCGCCGTTGTAGGTCGGGTGCAACCCGACGGGGCCGTGCGCAAGGCCACGCGGGTTTCACCCGCCCTACAGACTGAAAATCAAGGCTGCCTTCCCCGGAAAGACGCGATGAACCTTATTTTTCGCAGGCACCAAGGTGGGCCGGCTGTCGGGTACCGCTCCGTGCGATCGGGTGCTCCGCTTGGTGGATGGGTGAAGCGTCATCCACCCTAGCAGCGGCGACGGTGGTGCTGGAGTGGGGGCACAGAGGTGGGCCGATGTAGGGTGGATGACGCTCTTTTCATCCACCGGCGGAGCCCGGCGTGACCACGGATGCTGGGCTGGCTGGTGAGGCGGGGTTCACCCTACGGCTGCGGCGCCAGGGCATTGCTGCAGGCGGTGATCACCGCGTCGTCGGCCTTGAGGCGGTCGGGGAGGAAGTCGCGGAGGAATTCCACCCAGGTGCGGATTTTCGCGTCGAGGAACTGCCGCGACGGGTAGAGGGCGTAGATGCCCAGGGGGAACAGGCTGTGGCGCGGCAGCACGCGCACCAGGCTGCCGTCTTCCAGGCCCTTGACCGCGGAGTACACCGGCAGCACGCCGATGCCCATGCCGGCGATCAGCGCTTCGGTCATGGCGTCGGCGGTGTTGGCCTGGAAGGGGGTGTGGTTGATGGAGATCATCTGCTGCCCGTCCGGGCCCTCGAACAGCCATTTGTCCAGGGCCATCACCGAGTTCACCAGGCGCAGGCAGCGGTGCTGGGTGAGGTCCGACGGCTGGCGCGGGGCGCCGTGTTTGGCGATGTAGGCGGGGGAGGCGCAGAGCACGCTGTAGGTGGTGCCGAGCTGCTTGGAGATGAACCCCGAGTCGGGCAGCTCCTGGGCGATCACCACCGAGATGTCGTAGCCCTCGTCGAGGATGTCGGTGGTGCGGTTGGCCAGGGTCAGGTCGAAGCTGACGTCGGGGTAGGTCTCGCTGTACTGGGCGATGGCCTTGATCAGGTAGTGCTGGCCGATGCCGGTCATGGCGTGGACCTTGAGGTTGCCGGCGGGGCGGGCGTGGGCTTCGCTGGCTTCGGCTTCGGCTTCCTCTATGTAGCCGAGGATCTGCTCGCAGCGCAGCAGGTAGCGCTGGCCGGCTTCGGTGAGGGCGATGCGACGGGTGGTGCGGTGCAGCAGGCGGGTACGCAGGTGGGTTTCCAGGGTGGCCACGGCGCGCGATACGTAGGAGGTGGTGAGGTCGAGACGGGCCGCCGCAGCGGTGAAGCTGCCGGTTTCGGCCACGCAGACGAAGGCGCGCATGTTGAAGAGGATGTCCATGAAGGGCTCCGGCCTGGAAGGGGTGCGAATTCTGGCATGAAGTGCCGAGGGGATTATGGCTGATCAGTACACAATGAATCGCCTATCCGAGCGCTTATCCCGAAGCCGGGCCACACATAGAATCGCCGCCGTTTCGGGCCTTTCAGGTCCTTGCCTCAGGATGTGCCGCACGTGCCCCGCAATCGTCGGCCCGGGTTGACCCGAGCCAGTCTGTTCGCCGTCTTCCCGCTTCTGTGTTCCTGTATCGATTCCTCCGGCCTCGCGCCATCCTCCCGGCCCCTGGACGCCCATGAACTGGCGCCGGGCGCGGCCATCAGCACCGCCCAGGCCGAGGCCGGCTGGCCCGCCGGGCAGTGGTGGCGCGCCTATGGCGACCCGCAGCTGGACCGCTGGATGGACCGCGCCCTGGCCGGCAGCCCGAGCCTGGCCATGGCCGCCGCGCGGGTGCGCCAGGCCCGGGCGCGGGCCGGCGTGGTGGAGGCCGACGAGGCGCCGCAACTGGGTCTGGACGCCAGCCTGCAACGCAAGCGCTGGCCCGACGATGCCTTCTACGGCCCCGGCGACCTGGCCCGCAGCAGCAGCTGGAACAACACCAGCCAGCTGGGCTTTTCCTACCCGCTGGATCTCTGGGGCCGCGAGCGCAGCCGTGGCGAGTCGGCCCTCGACCAGGCCCGGGCGACGGCGAGCGAGGCGCGCCTGGCGGCCCTGGAGCTGCAAGGCAACCTGGTGCGCAGCTATATAGGCCTGGCCCTGCACCACGCCGAGCTGGATATTGCCGAAGCCGAGCTGGCCCGCCAGGAACAGCTGCTGGCGCTAACCCGCCAGCGCCGCCACGACGGCATCGGCACCGGCCTGGAAGAGACCCGCGCCCAGCTGGGCCTGCCCGAGGCCCGCCGGCAGATCGACCTGCTGCACGAGGCCATCGCGCTGGACCACAACCAGCTCGCCGCCCTGGCCGGCGCGGGGCCGGGGGAGGGCGAGGCCCTGCAACGCCCGGCGCTGTCGCCATTGCTGGACTTGGGCCTGCCGCCGCGCCTGCCCCTGGAGCTGCTCGGCCACCGGCCGGACCTGGTGGCCGCGCGCTGGCGGGTGGCGGCCGAAGCGCGGGGCATCGAGGCGGCGAAGGCGGACTTCTACCCCAACGTCGACCTGCTCGGCGGCCTCGGCACCTCGGCGGTGCAGGGTGGGGTGCTGGACTTCCTGCGCTACGACAAGCTGACCTGGGGCCTGGGCCCGGCGCTGTCCCTGCCCGTCTATGACGGTGGCCTGCGCCGTGGCCGCCTGGCCGAGGCGGGGGCCGGCTACGACCTGGCGGTGGAGGGCTACAACCAGGCGCTGGTGCTGGCGATCAAGGGCGTGGCCGATGCCCTGGTGCGGCTGAAGTCCCTGCGCGAGCAGCAGCACCTGGCTGCCGAGTCGGTGACCCAGGCGCAACATGCCTTCGACCTGGCCCAGTTGGCCCGCCAGCGCGGCCTCACCGACCAGCGCGCGGTGCTGGAGGCGCAACCGGCGCTGCTCCAGGCCCAACGCCTGCAGCAGCAGGTGCGCGCCGCACGCCTGGTGGCCCAGGCCGATCTGTTGCTGCAACTGGGCGGCGGCGTGCTGCCGGTGGCCGCCGGCCCGCAGCCGGAGCGACTGACGCCCAGCGAACCCACGCTGCATATCCCCCATCCCTGAGAAACGACCATGACCACAACCTTGCGCCGCGACCTGGCCAGCTGGGCGCGCACCGAGGGCCTGACCTGGGTGTTCATCCTCAAGGCCCTGCTCACCGCCTTCATCGCCCTGTGGCTGGCCTACCGCCTGGAGCTGCCGCAACCCGGCACCGTGCTGGTGACGGTGTTCATCGTCATGCAGCCGCAGAGCGGCCAGGTCTTGGCCAAGAGCTTCTACCGCATCATCGGCACCCTGCTGGGGCTGACGGTGATGGTGGCGCTGATCGCCCTGTTCAACCAGGAGCGGGTGCTGTTCATGCTCAGCGTGGCCATCTGGATCGGCCTGTGCACCGCCGGTGCCGCGCGCTACCGGGACTTTCGCGGCTACGCCTGCGTGCTGGCCGGCTACACGGCGGTGATCATCGGCCTGCCGGCGACCCTGCACCCGGAAGGCGCCTTCATGCAGGCGCTGTGGCGGGTGCTGGAGATCACCCTGGGCATCCTCTGCACCGGGCTGGTGAACGCCCTGGTGCTGCCGCAGACCAGCAGCGCCGACCTGCGCGCCACCTTGCAGGCGCGCTTCCGCGACTTCGCTGCCTTCGCCTGCGAGGGGCTGGCCGGGCGCCTGGACAGCGAGCGCTTCGAGGCCCTCAACGCGCGCTTCGCCGCCGCTGCCGTGGGCCTGGAGAACCTGCGCAACGCCACCGCCTTCGAAGACCCGCACATGCGCCTGCGCGCCGGGCGTCTGGGGCGTCTGAACAACGAGTTCATGGTGCTCTCCACGCGCTTCCACGCCCTGCACCAGTTGCTCAACCGCCTGGCCGCGACCGTGGAACCGACCGGCCAACTGGTGCGCGAGGCCCTGGCACCCTGCCTGGCGGAAGTGGCCGCGCTGCTGGCCGCCCAGCGCGAGAGCCTGGGCAGCGACGCCGAGGCGGCGGAGTTCGCCGGGCGCCTGGCGGCCTGCCGGCAGGAGCTGATGCAGCTGATCCGCGCCGGGCGCGGGCGCCTGGCCATGCAGCAGGTGGATGAGGCCGGCGCGCTGGATTTCGATACCGCCGCCGAGCTGCTGTTCCGCTTCGTCGATGACCTCCACAGCTACGCCCTGACCCTGGCCTCGCTGCTGGACCACCGCCACGCCCGCGAGGACTGGCGGGAGAGCTTCCGCCCCCGCGCCAACTCCCTGGCCGCCGCCGTGGCCGGCATGCGCAGCAGCCTGCTGATCCTCGCCCTGGGCACCTTCTGGATGGCCACCGCCTGGCCGGCCGGGGAGACCTTCACCATGACCGTGGGGATGATCTCGGCACTGGCGTCGTCATCCTCCAACCCCAAGCGCCTGGCTCTGCAGCTGACCATCGGCGCCACCGGCGGCGCCCTGGCCGGTATCGCGACCACCTGCTGGGTGCTGCCCTGGCTGGACGGCTTCGCCATGCTCTGCTGCGCCCTGGCGCCCACCTTCGCCCTGGGCGCGCTGCTGCTGTCGCGCAGCCAGTGGTCGGGCTACGGCGTCGGTTTGCTGGTGTGGTTCTGCCTGCTGTCGCTGCCGGCCAATCTCACCCACTACGACCCCTACCGGCTGTTCAACGAGTACCTGGCGGTGCTGCTGTCCATGACCCTGGCCACCCTGGCGGCGGCGCTGATCCTGCCGCCCAACCGGCCCTGGCTGTGG includes the following:
- a CDS encoding FUSC family protein — encoded protein: MTTTLRRDLASWARTEGLTWVFILKALLTAFIALWLAYRLELPQPGTVLVTVFIVMQPQSGQVLAKSFYRIIGTLLGLTVMVALIALFNQERVLFMLSVAIWIGLCTAGAARYRDFRGYACVLAGYTAVIIGLPATLHPEGAFMQALWRVLEITLGILCTGLVNALVLPQTSSADLRATLQARFRDFAAFACEGLAGRLDSERFEALNARFAAAAVGLENLRNATAFEDPHMRLRAGRLGRLNNEFMVLSTRFHALHQLLNRLAATVEPTGQLVREALAPCLAEVAALLAAQRESLGSDAEAAEFAGRLAACRQELMQLIRAGRGRLAMQQVDEAGALDFDTAAELLFRFVDDLHSYALTLASLLDHRHAREDWRESFRPRANSLAAAVAGMRSSLLILALGTFWMATAWPAGETFTMTVGMISALASSSSNPKRLALQLTIGATGGALAGIATTCWVLPWLDGFAMLCCALAPTFALGALLLSRSQWSGYGVGLLVWFCLLSLPANLTHYDPYRLFNEYLAVLLSMTLATLAAALILPPNRPWLWRRLEHDLRLCAVHTVSGRIRGLVSGFESGTRDLLAQAYAFSAGRPDVQRRLLRWMYAVQEVGHAVIELRLEQARLPALSCYAESMPWRQSVRVMGRALIRLLIQPGEANRLRALQAVEQAIEAVRATPEPCAPQFETSPLRRLQSYLHFIRTSLLDPLAPWADALEPAPAPVLAHAT